One region of Camelina sativa cultivar DH55 chromosome 6, Cs, whole genome shotgun sequence genomic DNA includes:
- the LOC104790219 gene encoding putative pentatricopeptide repeat-containing protein At3g25970, whose translation MKALLASLLETSFNSFQKLSATHCCAIKCGYLSDIYVSNRVLGSYTKFGFLDDAHKLFDEMPQRDSVSWNTMISGYTRLEDAWRLFKCMRRSECTVDGYSFSRLLKGIAFARRLDLGEQVHSLVVKGGGYECNVFVGSALVDMYAKCERVEDAFEAFMEISEPNSVSWNALIAGFVQVRDIKTAFCLLGSMEMKADMSMDDGTFAPLLTLLDDPMFYNLLKQIHAKVLKLGLEHEITICNAMISSYADCGSVSDAKRVFDGLGGLKDLISWNSMLTGFSKHELKEYAFELFIEMQRSWIEADIYTYTGILSACSGEEHQIFGKSLHGLVIKKGLEQVTSVSNALMSMYVQLPTGAMKDALSLFESLKSKDLVSWNSIMTGFSQKGLSEDAVNFFSYLRSSNIEVDDYAFSAVLRSCSDLATLQLGQQIHALATKSSFELNEFVTSSLILMYSKCGVIKNARKCFDQISSKDSTIAWNTMVLGYAQHGSGQVSLDLFSQMCNQNVKLDHVTFTAVLTACSHSGLIHEGLELLNSMETLYKIQPRMEHYAAAVDLLGRAGLVNKAKELIETMPLNPDTMVLKTFLGACTACGEIEMATQVANHLLEIEPDDHFTYVSLSHMYSDLKKWEEKANVKKMMKERGVKKVPGWSWIEIRNQVYAFNAEDRSNPLCQEIYLMIEDMAQEMQWLDSNNWFDQASLLGISHL comes from the coding sequence ATGAAAGCGTTGTTAGCCTCTCTACTAGAGACCTCTTTCAACTCCTTCCAAAAGCTTTCCGCCACTCATTGTTGCGCCATCAAATGTGGTTACCTCTCCGATATTTACGTCTCCAACAGGGTTTTGGGATCTTATACGAAATTTGGCTTCTTGGATGATGCTCATAagctgttcgatgaaatgcctcaAAGAGACTCCGTGTCTTGGAACACGATGATTTCTGGGTACACGAGATTGGAGGACGCGTGGCGTTTGTTTAAATGTATGAGAAGATCTGAGTGTACTGTTGATGGGTATAGTTTTAGTAGACTGTTGAAAGGGATTGCTTTTGCGAGAAGGCTTGATCTTGGGGAGCAAGTGCATTCTTTGGTTGTAAAAGGAGGTGGTTATGAGTGTAATGTGTTTGTTGGAAGTGCGCTTGTTGATATGTACGCGAAGTGTGAAAGAGTTGAAGATGCTTTTGAGGCTTTTATGGAGATTTCTGAGCCTAACTCTGTTTCTTGGAATGCTCTGATTGCTGGGTTTGTGCAGGTTCGAGATATCAAGACtgctttttgtttgttaggttcTATGGAGATGAAAGCTGATATGAGTATGGACGATGGTACTTTTGCTCCACTTCTTACTTTGCTTGACGATCCTATGTTTTATAACTTGTTAAAGCAAATTCATGCTAAGGTTTTGAAACTCGGGCTTGAACACGAGATTACTATCTGCAATGCGATGATCAGCTCTTATGCAGATTGTGGTTCAGTATCTGATGCGAAGAGAGTTTTTGATGGCTTGGGTGGCTTAAAAGACTTGATTTCTTGGAATTCGATGCTCACAGGTTTCTCTAAACATGAGCTAAAGGAATATGCTTTTGAACTGTTTATTGAAATGCAAAGGTCTTGGATAGAAGCTGACATTTATACTTACACCGGCATATTAAGTGCTTGCTCTGGAGAAGAACATCAGATTTTCGGAAAGTCCTTGCATGGTTTGGTGATAAAGAAGGGACTGGAACAAGTAACTTCTGTCTCAAATGCATTAATGTCTATGTATGTTCAGCTTCCTACAGGCGCCATGAAAGATGCTCTGTCTCTATTTGAATCCTTGAAATCTAAGGATCTTGTCTCTTGGAATTCAATTATGACAGGGTTCTCCCAAAAGGGTCTCAGTGAGGATGCGGTGAATTTCTTTAGCTACTTAAGGTCTTCAAACATAGAAGTTGACGATTACGCTTTCTCTGCAGTTCTTAGATCATGCTCAGACCTTGCAACACTCCAATTAGGTCAGCAGATTCACGCTCTCGCCACTAAATCAAGCTTCGAGTTGAACGAGTTTGTAACCAGTTCTCTGATCTTGATGTACTCGAAATGTGGAGTAATCAAGAACGCGCGAAAGTGCTTCGACCAGATTTCCTCCAAAGACAGTACAATAGCTTGGAACACAATGGTTCTAGGATACGCTCAACATGGTTCAGGCCAAGtctctcttgatctcttctCCCAAATGTGTAACCAAAACGTGAAACTAGACCATGTAACCTTCACAGCAGTTCTAACAGCTTGTAGCCACTCCGGTTTAATACACGAGGGACTCGAGTTGCTCAACTCGATGGAAACGCTTTACAAAATCCAACCTCGAATGGAACATTACGCAGCTGCGGTTGATCTCTTAGGCAGAGCAGGGCTCGTGAACAAAGCGAAAGAGTTAATCGAAACAATGCCATTGAACCCTGATACAATGGTGTTGAAAACTTTCCTAGGAGCTTGCACGGCTTGTGGGGAGATAGAAATGGCTACTCAAGTGGCTAACCATTTGCTAGAGATCGAACCAGATGATCATTTTACATATGTTTCGTTGTCTCATATGTATAGTGATCTCAAGAAATGGGAAGAGAAAGCGaatgtgaagaagatgatgaaggagagAGGTGTTAAGAAAGTTCCAGGTTGGAGCTGGATTGAGATTAGAAATCAAGTTTATGCCTTCAATGCCGAAGACCGATCAAATCCTCTGTGTCAAGAGATTTATTTAATGATTGAAGATATGGCTCAGGAAATGCAGTGGCTTGATTCTAATAATTGGTTTGATCAAGCATCACTTCTTGGTATAAGTCACCTTTAG
- the LOC104793891 gene encoding mitotic spindle checkpoint protein MAD2-like, producing MSKATGEVLERWNFRIETDTEVVDKGVAREKSDKEIMREIQAIMRQVASSVTYLPCLDETCVFDVLAYTDTDVAVPFTWVDSDPKLIANPQMVKLHGFDTKIHKVDTLVSYKNDEWDEEE from the exons ATGAGCAAAGCCACTGGTGAAGTACTGGAGAGGTGGAATTTTCGTATTGAGACTGATACTGAAGTTGTTGACAAAGG TGTGGCGAGGGAGAAAAGTGATAAGGAGATCATGAGGGAGATTCAAGCTATCATGAGACAGGTTGCTTCCAGCGTTACTTACTTGCCTTGTCTTGATGAAACTT GCGTGTTTGATGTATTGGCATATACGGACACGGATGTTGCTGTTCCATTCACCTGGGTCGACAGCGACCCCAAGCTTATCGCTAACCCACAGATGGTTAAGTTACACGGTTTTGATACCAAG ATTCACAAGGTCGACACCCTCGTCTCATACAAGAATGACGAATGGGATGAAGAAGAGTAG
- the LOC104790220 gene encoding trihelix transcription factor GT-4-like isoform X2 yields MFVSDNNPSRDINMMIDVTTSNGDLPTQQQHNHHHQIILGDSSGGEDHEIKTPKKRAETWVQDETLSLISLRGEMDNLFNTSKSNKHLWEQISSKMREQGFDRSPTMCTDKWRNILKEFKKAKHQDDKATTSGGSAKMCYYKEIEDIFRERNKKVALYKSPATPPPSSSAKVDSFMQFTDKGFEDTGISFTSVEANGRPTLNLETQLDHDGLPLAIASADPVTSNGVPPWNWRDASGNGGDGHPFVGRIITVKFGEYTRRVGIDGTAEAIKEAIRSAFRLRTRRAFWLEDEEQVVRSLDRDMPLGNYTLHVDEGIAVRVCHYDESDPLPVHQEEKIFYTEEDYRDFLARRGWTCLREFDAFRNIDMVRNIDNMDDLQPGVLYRGMR; encoded by the exons atgtttgtttCCGATAACAATCCTTCACGGGACATAAACATGATGATCGATGTCACTACCTCAAACGGAGATCTACCCACACAGCAACaacacaaccaccaccaccagataATTCTCGGAGACAGCAGTGGAGGAGAAGATCACGAGATCAAAACACCAAAGAAACGAGCAGAGACATGGGTACAAGACGAGACTCTCAGCTTAATCTCGCTACGGGGAGAAATGGACAACCTTTTCAACACATCCAAATCTAACAAACATCTCTGGGAACAGATTTCGAGCAAGATGAGGGAGCAAGGGTTTGATCGGTCGCCAACTATGTGTACGGACAAGTGGAGGAACATTTTGAAAGAGTTTAAGAAAGCTAAGCATCAAGATGATAAAGCAACAACAAGTGGAGGATCAGCGAAGATGTGCTATTACAAAGAGATTGAGGATATTTtcagagaaagaaacaagaaagtggcATTGTATAAGAGTCCTGCTACTcctccaccatcttcttctgctAAAGTTGATTCCTTTATGCAATTTACAGATAAAG GTTTTGAAGATACTGGTATTTCATTTACATCTGTTGAAG CTAATGGCAGGCCAACGCTAAATCTTGAAACGCAGCTTGATCATGATGGTCTTCCTCTGGCCATTGCTTCTGCTGATCCCGTCACATCAAATGGAGTTCCTCCTTGGAATTGGAGAGATGCCTCTGGAAACG GTGGTGATGGTCATCCATTTGTTGGGAGGATCATAACAGTGAAATTTGGAGAGTATACAAGAAGAGTTGGGATTGATGGTACTGCTGAAGCAATCAAGGAAGCTATCAGATCTGCGTTTAGATTAAGAACAAGACGAGCTTTCTGgctagaagatgaagaacaggTTGTTCGCTCTCTTGACCGAGACATGCCTTTAGGGAACTATACACTCCATGTCGATGAAG GGATAGCTGTTAGAGTGTGCCACTATGATGAATCTGATCCGTTACCAGTCCATCAAGAGGAGAAGATATTCTACACCGAAGAAGATTACAGAGATTTCTTGGCTCGACGAGGATGGACTTGCCTGAGAGAGTTTGACGCGTTTCGGAACATAGACATGGTCCGAAACATTGACAATATGGATGATCTTCAACCCGGTGTCTTATATCGAGGAATGAGATGA
- the LOC104790220 gene encoding trihelix transcription factor GT-4-like isoform X1, whose protein sequence is MFVSDNNPSRDINMMIDVTTSNGDLPTQQQHNHHHQIILGDSSGGEDHEIKTPKKRAETWVQDETLSLISLRGEMDNLFNTSKSNKHLWEQISSKMREQGFDRSPTMCTDKWRNILKEFKKAKHQDDKATTSGGSAKMCYYKEIEDIFRERNKKVALYKSPATPPPSSSAKVDSFMQFTDKGFEDTGISFTSVEANGRPTLNLETQLDHDGLPLAIASADPVTSNGVPPWNWRDASGNGGDGHPFVGRIITVKFGEYTRRVGIDGTAEAIKEAIRSAFRLRTRRAFWLEDEEQVVRSLDRDMPLGNYTLHVDEGIAVRVCHYDESDPLPVHQEEKIFYTEEDYRDFLARRGWTCLREFDAFRNIDMVRNIDNMDDLQPGVLYRGMR, encoded by the exons atgtttgtttCCGATAACAATCCTTCACGGGACATAAACATGATGATCGATGTCACTACCTCAAACGGAGATCTACCCACACAGCAACaacacaaccaccaccaccagataATTCTCGGAGACAGCAGTGGAGGAGAAGATCACGAGATCAAAACACCAAAGAAACGAGCAGAGACATGGGTACAAGACGAGACTCTCAGCTTAATCTCGCTACGGGGAGAAATGGACAACCTTTTCAACACATCCAAATCTAACAAACATCTCTGGGAACAGATTTCGAGCAAGATGAGGGAGCAAGGGTTTGATCGGTCGCCAACTATGTGTACGGACAAGTGGAGGAACATTTTGAAAGAGTTTAAGAAAGCTAAGCATCAAGATGATAAAGCAACAACAAGTGGAGGATCAGCGAAGATGTGCTATTACAAAGAGATTGAGGATATTTtcagagaaagaaacaagaaagtggcATTGTATAAGAGTCCTGCTACTcctccaccatcttcttctgctAAAGTTGATTCCTTTATGCAATTTACAGATAAAG GTTTTGAAGATACTGGTATTTCATTTACATCTGTTGAAG CTAATGGCAGGCCAACGCTAAATCTTGAAACGCAGCTTGATCATGATGGTCTTCCTCTGGCCATTGCTTCTGCTGATCCCGTCACATCAAATGGAGTTCCTCCTTGGAATTGGAGAGATGCCTCTGGAAACG GTGGTGATGGTCATCCATTTGTTGGGAGGATCATAACAGTGAAATTTGGAGAGTATACAAGAAGAGTTGGGATTGATG GTACTGCTGAAGCAATCAAGGAAGCTATCAGATCTGCGTTTAGATTAAGAACAAGACGAGCTTTCTGgctagaagatgaagaacaggTTGTTCGCTCTCTTGACCGAGACATGCCTTTAGGGAACTATACACTCCATGTCGATGAAG GGATAGCTGTTAGAGTGTGCCACTATGATGAATCTGATCCGTTACCAGTCCATCAAGAGGAGAAGATATTCTACACCGAAGAAGATTACAGAGATTTCTTGGCTCGACGAGGATGGACTTGCCTGAGAGAGTTTGACGCGTTTCGGAACATAGACATGGTCCGAAACATTGACAATATGGATGATCTTCAACCCGGTGTCTTATATCGAGGAATGAGATGA